A part of Candidatus Aquicultor sp. genomic DNA contains:
- the cobI gene encoding precorrin-2 C(20)-methyltransferase, which produces MIWGKLYGLGIGPGDAELLTLKAVRILNSVDVIFAPRPAPKRDSLALAIVKPILDGTADVRELDFPMTKDPNDLDAHWNRATDEIAQILSEGKDAAFITLGDPFFYSTYIYLYECLRAKYPEIAIETVPGISSVFASASAAGVPLAIGDESVVIMPVPDNFDVLHSYAGQADTIILMKVGGKLPRLIEALAELGLEKDAVLVQRVSQASREAIIKGLSNLSNEELKSAGYLSTVIIKTHGVK; this is translated from the coding sequence GCATTCTGAATTCGGTCGATGTGATCTTTGCACCGCGCCCGGCTCCGAAGCGCGACAGTCTGGCACTTGCCATCGTCAAACCCATACTCGATGGTACGGCTGACGTGCGAGAGCTCGATTTCCCTATGACTAAAGACCCGAACGACCTGGACGCGCATTGGAACAGAGCAACAGACGAAATCGCTCAGATTCTGAGTGAAGGAAAAGACGCGGCGTTTATAACGCTAGGCGATCCGTTCTTTTACAGCACATACATTTACCTATACGAATGTCTGCGGGCAAAATATCCAGAGATCGCAATCGAGACAGTACCCGGAATCAGCTCGGTTTTTGCGTCGGCATCGGCCGCCGGTGTTCCGCTGGCGATAGGCGATGAAAGCGTAGTGATCATGCCTGTACCGGACAACTTTGACGTGCTGCACTCGTATGCGGGGCAAGCCGATACAATCATCCTTATGAAAGTGGGCGGCAAATTGCCCCGGCTCATAGAGGCGCTTGCCGAGCTCGGCCTGGAAAAAGACGCGGTTCTTGTGCAAAGAGTATCACAGGCAAGCCGGGAGGCGATTATCAAAGGTTTATCGAACCTATCGAATGAAGAGTTGAAATCGGCAGGATATTTGTCCACGGTTATCATAAAAACACATGGCGTAAAGTAA
- the cobM gene encoding precorrin-4 C(11)-methyltransferase yields the protein MKVYFIGAGPGDPDLITVKGKRLITEADVVIYAGSLINPLLLDNCKPGCELHDSAPLNLPEILALYKAAVQDGKTVVRLHSGEPSLYGAIKEQIDWLESQGIEYEVIPGVSSFSAAAAVLGVELTLPAVSQTVIITRMAGRTPVPAGQDIASLAVHDATMCIFLSVQMIYDLVKELKSGYSGDTPIAVVEHASLPDQRVVRGTLDTIAEKVSNAGIRKTAMIIVGGVLEFEYELSKLYDPSFDHGYRGAIE from the coding sequence ATGAAGGTATATTTTATTGGAGCAGGGCCGGGCGACCCCGATCTTATTACCGTTAAGGGTAAACGACTTATTACCGAGGCGGACGTCGTAATCTATGCGGGCTCGCTTATTAATCCGCTATTGCTTGATAATTGCAAACCCGGTTGCGAGTTGCACGACAGCGCCCCACTGAATCTCCCGGAAATCTTAGCGCTATACAAGGCTGCGGTGCAGGACGGCAAAACGGTTGTGCGCTTGCATTCGGGTGAACCCAGCCTTTACGGGGCGATAAAAGAGCAGATAGACTGGTTGGAAAGCCAGGGGATCGAGTACGAAGTTATTCCGGGTGTAAGTTCGTTTAGCGCGGCTGCGGCGGTACTCGGCGTAGAACTGACGCTGCCCGCCGTATCGCAGACCGTGATCATCACGAGGATGGCGGGACGGACACCGGTTCCTGCCGGTCAGGACATAGCGTCGCTCGCCGTGCATGATGCCACGATGTGTATATTTTTAAGCGTCCAGATGATCTACGACCTGGTAAAAGAGCTAAAATCCGGGTATAGCGGCGACACGCCCATTGCGGTGGTGGAGCACGCTTCGTTACCCGACCAACGCGTGGTTCGCGGCACGCTCGATACCATAGCAGAGAAAGTATCGAACGCAGGCATTAGAAAGACGGCCATGATTATCGTCGGCGGCGTCCTCGAGTTTGAGTACGAGCTATCGAAGCTCTACGATCCGTCTTTCGACCACGGGTATAGAGGCGCCATCGAGTAA